In a single window of the Ooceraea biroi isolate clonal line C1 chromosome 8, Obir_v5.4, whole genome shotgun sequence genome:
- the LOC105287826 gene encoding uncharacterized protein LOC105287826 isoform X1, translated as MPTKCVINECQSMQTKNCGISFFRFPLDDKLLSEKWITAIHKTQSSITAYSRICERHFKKEFLSEGQDRKRLKINAVPTEFLTLRVDPLQEQNKRLRINAAPTEPLTVQVDPLQGQNKRVKINAVPTKFLALRVDPLQEQNKRVKINTVPTKLLALRVDPLQEQNKRLKINVVPTKLLALRVDPLQEQNGLINLHGQVKTGCKEEIVAKRDVISNICNRNAHIVPISVKGMYLVRMYAYNFGIGNSNTFVYVEIVRTNKCIPTNEPNPGLQIVRTNKCLPTNEPNLELQIKTLKADNERLRALVQSLKDDHTRQLENQAEMFRHLLREQKEVMKNKLTSALNKVKLLKRQRKRLDVKITDLKKAKDKKIITKSIS; from the exons AAGTGCGTGATAAACGAGTGCCAAAGCATGCAAACGAAAAACTGTGGAATTTCTTTCTTCAG attCCCATTAGATGACAAACTTTTATCAGAAAAATGGATCACAGCTATTCATAAAACACAATCCTCTATAACTGCATATAGCAGAATTTGTGAACGGCATTTCAAGAAAGAATTTCTTTCTGAAGGACAGGACAGAaaaagattgaaaataaatgcaGTACCAACAGAATTTTTAACACTACGAGTAGATCCGTTGCAGGagcaaaataaaagattaagaATAAATGCAGCGCCAACAGAGCCTTTAACAGTACAAGTAGATCCGTTGCAGGGGCAAAAcaaaagagtaaaaataaatgcagTGCCAACGAAATTCTTAGCACTACGAGTAGACCCATTGCAAGAGCAAAATAAAAGAGTCAAAATAAATACAGTACCGACAAAACTTTTAGCGCTACGAGTAGACCCGTTGCAAGAGCAAAACaagagattaaaaataaatgtagtACCAACAAAACTTTTAGCTCTACGAGTAGATCCATTGCAAGAGCAAAATGGTTTAATAAATCTAC ATGGACAAGTGAAGACTGGCTGCAAAGAAG AAATAGTAGCAAAAAGAGATGTAATTTCCAACATTTGCAACAGAAATGCACACATTGTACCTATTTCCGTAAAAGGTATGTATTTAGTACGCATGTACGCCTATAATTTCGGTATAGGAAATTCTAATACATTTGTTTATGTAGAGATTGTGCGAACGAATAAATGTATTCCTACAAACGAGCCAAATCCAGGATTACAGATCGTGCGAACGAATAAATGTCTTCCTACAAATGAACCAAATCtagaattacaaattaaaactCTTAAAGCAGATAATGAACGCTTGAGGGCTCTTGTGCAATCATTGAAAGACGATCACACAAGACAATTAGAAAATCAGGCGGAAATGTTTCGGCATTTGTTGCGGGAGCAAAAGGaagttatgaaaaataaattaacatctgccttaaataaagtaaaattactgaaacgacaaagaaaaagattagATGTGAAAATAACCGATTTAAAGAAAGCCAAagacaagaaaataattacgaaaaGCATCTCATGA
- the LOC105287826 gene encoding uncharacterized protein LOC105287826 isoform X2: protein MPTKCVINECQSMQTKNCGISFFRFPLDDKLLSEKWITAIHKTQSSITAYSRICERHFKKEFLSEGQDRKRLKINAVPTEFLTLRVDPLQEQNKRLRINAAPTEPLTVQVDPLQGQNKRVKINAVPTKFLALRVDPLQEQNKRVKINTVPTKLLALRVDPLQEQNKRLKINVVPTKLLALRVDPLQEQNGLINLHGQVKTGCKEEIVAKRDVISNICNRNAHIVPISVKEIVRTNKCIPTNEPNPGLQIVRTNKCLPTNEPNLELQIKTLKADNERLRALVQSLKDDHTRQLENQAEMFRHLLREQKEVMKNKLTSALNKVKLLKRQRKRLDVKITDLKKAKDKKIITKSIS from the exons AAGTGCGTGATAAACGAGTGCCAAAGCATGCAAACGAAAAACTGTGGAATTTCTTTCTTCAG attCCCATTAGATGACAAACTTTTATCAGAAAAATGGATCACAGCTATTCATAAAACACAATCCTCTATAACTGCATATAGCAGAATTTGTGAACGGCATTTCAAGAAAGAATTTCTTTCTGAAGGACAGGACAGAaaaagattgaaaataaatgcaGTACCAACAGAATTTTTAACACTACGAGTAGATCCGTTGCAGGagcaaaataaaagattaagaATAAATGCAGCGCCAACAGAGCCTTTAACAGTACAAGTAGATCCGTTGCAGGGGCAAAAcaaaagagtaaaaataaatgcagTGCCAACGAAATTCTTAGCACTACGAGTAGACCCATTGCAAGAGCAAAATAAAAGAGTCAAAATAAATACAGTACCGACAAAACTTTTAGCGCTACGAGTAGACCCGTTGCAAGAGCAAAACaagagattaaaaataaatgtagtACCAACAAAACTTTTAGCTCTACGAGTAGATCCATTGCAAGAGCAAAATGGTTTAATAAATCTAC ATGGACAAGTGAAGACTGGCTGCAAAGAAG AAATAGTAGCAAAAAGAGATGTAATTTCCAACATTTGCAACAGAAATGCACACATTGTACCTATTTCCGTAAAAG AGATTGTGCGAACGAATAAATGTATTCCTACAAACGAGCCAAATCCAGGATTACAGATCGTGCGAACGAATAAATGTCTTCCTACAAATGAACCAAATCtagaattacaaattaaaactCTTAAAGCAGATAATGAACGCTTGAGGGCTCTTGTGCAATCATTGAAAGACGATCACACAAGACAATTAGAAAATCAGGCGGAAATGTTTCGGCATTTGTTGCGGGAGCAAAAGGaagttatgaaaaataaattaacatctgccttaaataaagtaaaattactgaaacgacaaagaaaaagattagATGTGAAAATAACCGATTTAAAGAAAGCCAAagacaagaaaataattacgaaaaGCATCTCATGA
- the LOC105287831 gene encoding adenosine kinase, with protein sequence MFRPRSSIRKMVEKISLQKTIARLDFPAIIAFGNPLLDIFVMLENDDLFKKYNLKTDGETELCEEKMQELTADLPSESEQNMCPGGSAQNTMRILQWLCDDTHESQIGIFHGGLGNDQNGSILEKLVRISGVDVRYAIHPTLPTGLCVSLVHDTSRSLVANLGAANVYTLDDLKKANLRLDNVKVIYIEGYFITHSLDVAKELVKRAQETNIIIAFNLSGLYIFQNHHAAICEMVGYAKIVFGNAREMIALAQALNVKYDDVTDIPFLLNSLKRITVDISSASCKDWLADDGIFVMTRGGSAPAIIVWGKGQSIQIPPISPKAPIVDTTGAGDALVAGFLAGVLAHWDPKNCLELGCKVASYMITRFGVTLPCNLPPDLLP encoded by the exons ATGTTCAGACCTCGCTCCTCAATACGAAAAATGGTAGAGAAGATTTCACTGCAGAAGACGATCGCTCGATTGGACTTTCCAGCTATTATAGCCTTCGGCAACCCTTTACTGGATATCTTTGTGATGCTGGAAAATGACGACCTGTTTAAGAAGTACAATCTTAAGACGGATGGTGAAACAGAACTGTGCGAGGAGAAGATGCAGGAGTTAACTGCAGATTTACCATCAGA GAGTGAGCAAAATATGTGCCCCGGAGGATCCGCGCAGAATACAATGAGGATCTTACAATGGCTCTGTGATGATACCCATGAGTCTCAAATTGGTATTTTTCACGGTGGCCTCGGAAACGATCAAAATGGTTCGATCTTAGAAAAATTAGTTCGAATTTCTGGGGTGGATGTAAG GTACGCCATACATCCAACTCTGCCTACTGGATTATGCGTTTCGCTCGTACACGATACTTCCCGTAGTTTGGTTGCGAATCTTGGTGCAgctaatgtatatacattggACGACCTGAAGAAGGCGAATTTACGATTGGACAACGTGAAAGTAATTTACATTGAAGGATATTTCATAACGCATAGTTTGGACGTGGCTAAGGAATTGGTTAAGCGGGCGCAGGAGACAAATATCATAATAGCGTTCAACCTTAGTGgtctatatatatttcag AATCATCATGCAGCTATTTGCGAAATGGTCGGTTACGCCAAGATCGTATTCGGGAATGCGAGGGAAATGATTGCTCTGGCACAGGCATTGAATGTGAAATACGACGACGTTACTGACATACCTTTCTTGCTAAATAGCTTGAAGAGAATAACGGTGGACATTTCTAGCGCTAGCTGCAAAGATTGGCTCGCTGATGATGGCATATTCGTCATGACACGCGGAGGATCTGCACCGGCGATCATTGTATGGGGCAAAGGACAATCGATTCAG ATACCACCGATTTCACCAAAGGCACCTATCGTAGACACAACAGGCGCCGGGGATGCTCTAGTGGCTGGTTTTCTCGCTGGCGTTCTGGCACATTGGGACCCGAAGAATTGCTTAGAATTGGGATGCAAGGTCGCATCGTACATGATAACCAGATTTGGCGTCACGCTACCGTGCAACCTACCTCCCGATTTGCTGCCATAA